The following coding sequences are from one Ornithodoros turicata isolate Travis chromosome 1, ASM3712646v1, whole genome shotgun sequence window:
- the LOC135378459 gene encoding testicular acid phosphatase homolog, translating into MTLRFCIIVSLTLLKTALAANYNLSPSCGTTKRDFLAVLFRHGERAPLGTFPGDPNPQHPWPFGFGELTRDGRDRMNYLGMWLRHSLGEFMTSDTRDVGARSSPAPRCFDSAALLLDELYPASGKWAWHEGDHWQPVPITSMPKDHDKYTFYCPKFLKKMLADLMSKFATTDGPGKGLLQTLSTKTKVSASEPRKLLDALDALVVQAENNLKMPNWFATQKDHFLQFNHAVYVAIGSALSRNMGGEIIRDIAGKVKEYYYPQNVTKKAAGSTMAPLDVPYEIVKRLHLFSYHDLNLIAVLYSLNPNEIKKRPDYGSLVIFESVKNTLLDEPQIRVLYRDGETNHVVYNITGCPYPCTVKMFLEYVDKKFKPMTNSECGIPDSHILL; encoded by the exons ATGACCCTTCGCTTTTGTATCATTGTCTCTTTGACACTACTGAAGACCGCGCTAGCTGCTAACTACAACCTGTCACCTTCATGTGGAACAACGAAACGGGACTTCCTTGCGGTATTGTTTCGGCACGGAGAAAGGGCCCCGCTGGGAACTTTTCCGGGAGACCCAAACCCACAACATCCCTGGCCTTTCGGTTTCGGGGAATTGACAAGAGATGGAAGGGACAGAATGAACTACCTCGGCATGTGGCTACGACACAGCCTCGGAGAATTTATGACGAGCGATACACGCGACGTGGGTGCTAGAAGCAGTCCAGCGCCAAGATGCTTCGACAGTGCCGCGCTGCTCCTGGATGAACTTTATCCTGCATCTGGGAAGTGGGCGTGGCATGAGGGTGACCATTGGCAACCAGTGCCAATAACTTCGATGCCGAAGGACCACGACAAGTACAC ATTCTACTGTCCAAAGTTCTTGAAAAAGATGTTGGCTGACCTAATGTCAAAGTTTGCGACAACGGATGGACCTGGAAAGGGCCTTCTACAAACCCTTTCGACCAAGACCAAAGTTAGTGCCTCGGAACCACGTAAATTGCTGGACGCTTTGGACGCCCTGGTGGTGCAAGCGGAGAACAACCTCAAGATGCCAAACTGGTTCGCGACGCAAAAGGATCACTTTCTCCAATTCAACCACGCTGTTTATGTTGCCATTGGTAGTGCACTTTCGAGGAACATGGGAGGAGAAATAATCAG GGACATCGCGGGCAAAGTGAAGGAGTATTACTACCCTCAGAATGTGACTAAAAAAGCTGCAGGAAGTACTATGGCACCCTTGGACGTTCCTTATGAAATAGTAAAAAGGCTGCATCTCTTCTCCTACCACGACCTGAACCTCATCGCTGTGCTCTACAGTCTGAATCCAAATGAAATCAAGAAGCGCCCGGATTATGGATCATTGGTTATTTTTGAGTCGGTGAAGAACACGCTCCTCGATGAACCGCAGATCCGTGTGCTCTACAGAGATGGCGAAACGAATCACGTAGTTTACAACATTACGGGATGTCCATATCCGTGTACTGTGAAAATGTTTCTAGAGTATGTCGACAAAAAGTTCAAACCCATGACGAATAGCGAATGCGGTATACCTGACAGCCACATCCTCCTGTAA
- the LOC135378565 gene encoding uncharacterized protein LOC135378565, producing the protein MAGFRPGRSALDCVINLVSRVQQVKAEGLLTAAVFLDVKKAYDSVYHAAILDALTAAQVGGCPLRWIQDFLSGRYLFVRTAGGDTTKHHVTRGVPQGSVLSHILFNLIMASLTPLIPAHTPITIYADDIRIWTSATRQDTIQRRLQSSLHVITTYLASRGLTVSPAKTVAMAFSRKCFRRWLPQRRLPQFTSSDVSLVRPGARPALIFIASIRPSCWGHYATASLYCMPLSQTQERELLNIQARGLRICLGVPRTSETYGTLAEARETPVPLLRDADTLRVYSRYLTSHPHHYLCHIDDECPDSAFGKTIARLKDHLPSSSTTPNYAPAMWTLARPDIFSTIPGLQRKRDTPAPVALQLALHFLHSTYQNHRQVYTDGSVTADSSGAAFYIPDSDFQHAYVLPYPMSSMEADLLGILSALQHLLGLPAAQWVVLTDSKASLDLLLSFRPSAICTLNTLILQALTQLAATGHSVTLQWIPGHVGLLGNTRADTIARNATSNRALPATPLPLTISVCSLHIRRWRCVRTRQFRADSTSYHHFVRLIDPMQDFTIACRCNRAEESLLHRLRMNVALLYKMRQTNTLNCTTCCVEADTEHYLLSCNRYLSERLVLQRHLRQLGYPNVTLATVLGPVLQN; encoded by the exons ATGGCGGGTTTCCGCCCGGGCCGATCAGCGCTGGACTGTGTCATCAACCTAGTCAGTCGGGTACAACAAGTCAAAGCAGAGGGATTATTGACtgccgctgtgttcctcgacgtaaagaaagcctacGACAGTGTTTACCATGCTGCCATCCTTGACGCTCTTACTGCGGCTCAAGTTGGCGGCTGCCCTCTGCGATGGATACAAGACTTTTTATCCGGTCGCTATCTCTTCGTGCGCACCGCTGGTGGTGACACCACCAAGCACCACGTGACCCGTGGGGTCCCGCAGGGCAGTGTCCTTAGCCACATCCTCTTTAATCTTATCATGGCTTCCCTTACCCCGTTGATCCCTGCTCACACGCCCATcacaatatacgccgacgacatcCGCATCTGGACTTCTGCAACCCGTCAAGATACGATCCAGCGCCGACTGCAAAGCTCTCTACATGTGATTACCACCTATCTTGCCTCCCGTGGCCTAACAGTGTCACCGGCGAAGACTGTTGCAATGGCGTTCTCGCGCAAGTGTTTCCGCAG ATGGTTACCACAAAGGCGGCTGCCTCAGTTCACGTCCTCAGACGTATCgctggtgcgtcctggggcccgtcctgCTCTGATCTTCATCGCATCCATCAGGCCCTCGTGTTGGGGACACTACGCTACAGCCTCCCTATATTGCATGCCCCTCAGCCAAACACAGGAGCGCGAGCTACTTAACATCCAAGCCCGCGGCCTTCGCATTTGTCTGGGAGTACCACGAACATCGGAGACTTATGGCACTCTTGCTGAAGCACGGGAGACTCCTGTCCCTCTTCTGCGGGATGCTGATACACTTCGAGTATATTCTCGCTATCTCACCAGTCACCCTCACCACTATCTTTGCCATATTGACGATGAATGCCCTGACTCAGCTTTCGGCAAGACCATCGCCCGCCTGAAGgatcatcttccttcctcctcaacCACTCCCAATtatgcgccagcaatgtggaccctTGCGCGTCCTGATATCTTCTCCACCATCCCCGGTCTTCAGCGCAAGCGTGACACTCCCGCACCTGTagccctccaactcgctctccaTTTTTTGCACTCCACGTATCAGAACCATCGCCAGGTATACACGGACGGCTCAGTCACGGCAGACAGCTCGGGTGCTGCATTTTATATCCCTGATAGTGACTTTCAGCATGCCTATGTCCTCCCATACCCAATGTCTTCTATGGAAGCAGACCTCCTCGGCATCCTCTCTGCTCTACAGCACCTGCTCGGTCTGCCGGCTGCACAGTGGGTTgttctgactgacagcaaggcttcACTGGATTTGCTGCTCTCGTTTCGCCCCAGTGCCATATGCACTCTCAACACGCTCATACTACAAGCTCTGACACAACTTGCGGcaactggccattctgtgacgcttcaatggatcccgggacacgtcGGCCTCCTtggtaacacccgcgcagacacaatAGCAAGAAACGCAACATCTAACAGAGCTCTCCCTGCCACCCCTCTGCCCCTAACGATCTCTGTCTGCTCTCTGCACATTCGCCGGTGGCGTtgtgtccgtacccggcagttccgagcggactctacctcatatcatcatttcGTACGTCTCATTGACCCCATGCAGGACTTTACTATTGCTTGCCgctgcaatagagctgaagaatcactcctccaccgtcttcgaatgaatgttgcactcctgtataaaatgcgccagacgaacaccctcaattgcacaacttgttgtGTGGAAGCCGACACCGAGCACTACCTCCTATCCTGTAACCGGTACCTCTCAGaaagactcgtcctccaacgccacttgcgacagcttggctaccctaacgtcactttggccaccgtgctcggcccggtcctgcaaAATTAG